In Calidithermus timidus DSM 17022, the following are encoded in one genomic region:
- a CDS encoding sigma-70 domain-containing protein produces MYDSIRLMVGGLGLLSREMVMRNYIAYKHGDGQAFEALVAHYGYLAFEKAFRLFHRLGDEARDLAQELLCEVVEVLKKPLPSGSKNLTFWVNVALDRKVRERLTQDGVGTYRENRLLKKLVAVRLELEGEKGRAPTHPELAQALGVDEETLERLLYLEEANRILSLSAPHPETGSRLEELVAVASEEDALEELEEALEKARLGLKGQDLDTLDRFLAGEEVDQAALDALAVTLKARMAA; encoded by the coding sequence ATGTACGACAGCATCCGGCTGATGGTCGGCGGCCTCGGGCTTTTGTCGCGGGAGATGGTCATGCGGAACTACATCGCTTACAAGCACGGGGATGGCCAGGCTTTCGAGGCCCTGGTAGCGCATTACGGCTATCTGGCGTTCGAGAAGGCCTTCCGGCTGTTCCACCGCCTTGGCGACGAGGCCCGTGACCTGGCCCAGGAGCTTTTGTGTGAAGTGGTGGAGGTGCTGAAGAAGCCCCTCCCCTCCGGCTCCAAGAACCTCACCTTCTGGGTGAACGTGGCCCTCGACCGCAAGGTCCGGGAGCGGCTGACCCAGGACGGCGTGGGCACGTACCGCGAGAACCGGCTTCTCAAGAAGCTGGTGGCGGTGCGGCTGGAACTGGAAGGGGAAAAGGGACGCGCCCCCACCCACCCCGAGCTGGCGCAGGCCCTCGGGGTAGATGAGGAGACCCTCGAGCGCCTGCTCTACCTGGAGGAGGCGAACCGGATCCTCTCGCTGTCGGCCCCGCACCCGGAAACGGGAAGCCGGCTGGAGGAGCTGGTGGCCGTGGCATCCGAGGAGGATGCTCTCGAGGAGCTCGAGGAGGCCCTGGAGAAAGCCCGGCTGGGGTTGAAGGGTCAAGACCTGGACACCCTCGACCGCTTCCTGGCGGGTGAGGAGGTGGACCAGGCTGCCCTGGACGCCCTGGCGGTGACGCTCAAGGCCCGCATGGCCGCATAG
- the parS gene encoding type II toxin-antitoxin system Xre/ParS family antitoxin, translated as MSHMGTVLPLRFDGSPTDVASVREGLPVELITEVARHYGLSQHDVLEAAGIPRSSVHRYKGLGRLNREQSNRLYRVIYLLRRAEELFGSPQLAASWMNSPKVFLHGSSPLAYLDTEPGFQAVEHLLGRLEDGLVT; from the coding sequence ATGTCCCATATGGGAACAGTGCTCCCCCTCCGCTTCGACGGCTCACCCACTGACGTGGCGAGCGTCCGGGAGGGGTTGCCGGTCGAACTCATCACCGAGGTGGCCCGGCACTACGGCCTCAGCCAGCACGACGTGCTGGAAGCCGCCGGCATCCCCCGCAGCAGCGTCCACCGCTACAAGGGCCTGGGACGCCTGAACCGGGAGCAGTCCAACCGCCTGTACCGGGTGATCTACCTGCTGCGCCGTGCCGAGGAGCTCTTCGGCTCGCCCCAGCTGGCGGCCTCCTGGATGAACAGCCCCAAGGTGTTCCTGCACGGCTCGAGCCCCCTCGCGTACCTGGACACTGAACCTGGCTTCCAGGCGGTGGAGCACCTCCTGGGCCGCCTGGAGGACGGCCTGGTGACGTGA
- a CDS encoding ABC transporter permease: protein MIPYTANLRVGFQLALAYRRAAAVWVVGELALLVAFYFLWRAVFLSVPAGSFADRDFAAFYLYLLTARLAARFTGGPAWGFFAQRVRVGTVVYDLVQPVELEYALLARWLGQKAGQLVMALPAYATAAFVSGAWSAGEWRLGWFFLSLVVGFACAYFFEFLMSLSAFYTSAQQGINEAKALVVALLSGAFFPIDLLPDRYALLASLLPFQAFIYLPARMLQPSMPESEIFRGLAVQLFWLLVLAASSRFLLGRVRQRFNVQGG from the coding sequence ATGATCCCTTATACCGCCAACCTCCGTGTCGGATTTCAGCTGGCCCTCGCATACCGTAGAGCGGCCGCGGTCTGGGTCGTCGGAGAGCTGGCGCTCCTGGTGGCATTTTACTTTTTGTGGCGCGCGGTTTTCCTTTCCGTACCCGCAGGGTCATTTGCGGATCGGGACTTCGCTGCTTTCTACTTGTACTTATTGACCGCGCGACTCGCAGCGCGATTCACCGGCGGGCCTGCCTGGGGGTTCTTTGCCCAGCGCGTCCGTGTGGGAACCGTTGTGTACGACTTGGTACAGCCGGTCGAACTGGAGTATGCCCTCCTAGCCCGGTGGTTAGGGCAGAAGGCCGGACAGTTGGTCATGGCGCTGCCGGCCTACGCCACCGCAGCGTTCGTCTCCGGGGCCTGGAGCGCTGGCGAGTGGCGGTTGGGGTGGTTCTTCCTGAGCCTGGTGGTGGGTTTTGCCTGTGCCTACTTTTTCGAGTTCTTGATGAGCCTCTCGGCTTTCTACACTAGCGCGCAGCAGGGGATCAACGAAGCCAAGGCCCTGGTCGTGGCGCTCCTGAGCGGGGCATTTTTCCCCATTGACCTGCTGCCGGATCGCTACGCCCTTCTAGCCAGTCTGCTGCCTTTCCAGGCCTTTATCTACCTTCCTGCGCGCATGCTGCAGCCGTCCATGCCGGAGAGCGAGATCTTCCGCGGACTGGCGGTGCAGCTGTTCTGGCTCCTGGTGCTTGCTGCA
- a CDS encoding DUF6423 family protein produces MAATIDMESRTIMVSGAIDVNRVTIVMRVPIPEPGEYTLVKAETNLTDEPWLCWQITLGEGVSLPLQNPTNLLLSRQFRKAKYLADRGAILFWDGEVRPGDAIFKMARLNISGNYMILSHNRGGLTDGIFDEDEDESDDTGLEQDTPRIDLPGALDRYYEHITRHGFGDDLPKIEVETPVRIVQPGEIDILSFTNLPQAHSGGIRPRERA; encoded by the coding sequence ATGGCGGCTACCATCGACATGGAGAGCCGCACCATCATGGTCTCAGGGGCGATTGATGTCAACCGGGTCACTATCGTCATGCGGGTGCCGATCCCGGAGCCCGGGGAATACACGCTGGTCAAGGCGGAGACCAACCTGACCGATGAGCCCTGGCTGTGCTGGCAGATCACCCTCGGAGAAGGGGTTTCGCTCCCGCTGCAAAACCCTACGAATCTGCTGCTTTCGCGCCAATTCCGCAAGGCCAAGTACCTGGCGGACCGGGGCGCGATCCTTTTCTGGGATGGCGAGGTCCGTCCGGGCGACGCCATCTTCAAGATGGCGCGGCTGAACATCTCCGGCAACTACATGATCCTGTCGCATAACCGCGGGGGGTTAACCGACGGCATCTTTGACGAAGACGAGGACGAGTCCGACGATACCGGGCTTGAGCAGGACACCCCGCGGATCGACCTGCCCGGGGCCTTGGACCGCTACTACGAGCACATCACGAGGCACGGCTTCGGTGACGATCTGCCCAAGATTGAGGTCGAAACACCGGTAAGGATCGTGCAGCCTGGGGAAATCGACATCCTCTCCTTCACGAACCTCCCCCAAGCCCATTCGGGCGGCATCCGGCCGCGGGAGCGAGCCTGA
- a CDS encoding RES family NAD+ phosphorylase produces MRAWRIASRSYAHTAFTGEGAAKSPGRWNRFGVPLGVRSQSVPKGIVPVVYLAEHLSTGILEVLVHVDDRAHLAAFVAIEVEIPDPHVEALSELPPDWRQLPEPYPESTQRLGSEWALSLRSLALRVPSAVVPSEFNLLLNPRHPAMPEVRVGQPQPLFLDPRLLR; encoded by the coding sequence GTGAGGGCCTGGCGCATCGCCTCGCGCAGCTACGCCCACACCGCCTTCACCGGGGAAGGGGCAGCCAAGAGCCCCGGACGCTGGAACCGCTTCGGGGTCCCCCTGGGTGTACGCTCGCAGAGCGTCCCGAAGGGGATCGTCCCGGTGGTGTACCTGGCCGAACACCTCTCCACCGGCATCCTGGAGGTGCTGGTTCACGTGGACGACCGGGCTCACCTGGCCGCGTTCGTGGCCATCGAGGTGGAGATCCCCGATCCCCACGTCGAGGCGCTGAGCGAACTGCCCCCCGACTGGCGGCAGTTGCCCGAGCCCTACCCCGAGTCCACCCAGAGGCTGGGCAGCGAGTGGGCCCTGAGCCTGCGCTCCCTGGCCCTGCGTGTCCCCTCGGCGGTGGTCCCCAGCGAGTTCAACCTGCTGCTCAACCCCCGCCACCCCGCGATGCCCGAGGTGAGGGTCGGCCAGCCCCAGCCGCTCTTCCTCGACCCACGCCTGCTGCGCTAG
- a CDS encoding ABC transporter ATP-binding protein produces MIVLEGVSKRYRVLEPGRGLGGFVRSLVKPRYREITALDNISLTVPQGQVVGYIGPNGAGKSTTIKIIAGIVRPSAGRVVVAGRDPFRQRTAHQLELGVVMGHRTRLFWDLPVLESLRYHAKVYRLSQSGLDQRIGAMARQFGIEGLLSQPVRQLSLGQRVRCDLALAFLHHPRVLLLDEPTIGLDFDSKALLRSAIRQVASDLQTTVILTSHDLDDVEALSDRIVLLDEGRVLYDGTLRQLRAQHGVLPELRLRLEAGADQVRAWLEGLGGVREVYTHDGWVCVAHEGGGAPAAVLARLLPQTPVREMTTHEPSIEEVLRRVYRGAR; encoded by the coding sequence ATGATTGTCCTGGAGGGGGTTTCCAAACGCTACCGGGTGCTCGAGCCCGGGCGTGGCCTCGGGGGCTTCGTGCGGAGCCTGGTGAAGCCGCGTTACCGGGAAATTACCGCCCTGGACAACATCAGCCTCACCGTCCCGCAGGGGCAGGTGGTCGGCTACATCGGACCCAACGGGGCAGGCAAGTCCACAACCATCAAGATCATCGCGGGGATCGTCCGCCCCTCGGCGGGTCGGGTTGTTGTGGCGGGCCGAGACCCGTTCCGCCAGCGCACCGCCCACCAGCTGGAACTCGGGGTGGTGATGGGCCACCGCACCCGGCTTTTCTGGGACCTGCCGGTGCTGGAGTCGCTCCGCTACCACGCCAAGGTGTATCGCCTCAGCCAGAGTGGATTGGATCAGCGCATCGGTGCCATGGCCCGGCAATTCGGCATCGAGGGGTTGCTCTCGCAGCCGGTACGCCAGCTGAGCCTTGGACAGCGCGTCCGGTGCGACTTGGCCCTCGCCTTCCTCCACCACCCCAGGGTGCTCCTGCTCGATGAGCCTACCATCGGCCTGGACTTCGACAGCAAGGCGTTGCTGCGGTCCGCTATCCGTCAGGTGGCCTCTGATCTACAGACGACCGTCATCCTGACGTCGCACGACTTGGACGATGTTGAAGCCTTGAGCGATCGTATCGTCCTGCTCGACGAGGGCCGAGTCCTCTACGACGGAACCCTCCGACAACTCCGAGCCCAGCACGGCGTACTCCCCGAGCTCCGGCTAAGGCTCGAAGCCGGGGCGGATCAGGTGCGCGCTTGGCTTGAGGGGCTGGGCGGAGTACGGGAGGTCTACACCCACGACGGCTGGGTGTGCGTCGCCCATGAGGGGGGAGGAGCCCCTGCGGCTGTGCTTGCGCGCCTTCTTCCACAAACCCCGGTCAGGGAGATGACCACCCACGAACCCTCGATCGAGGAGGTACTCCGGCGGGTCTACCGGGGAGCAAGGTAG
- a CDS encoding RRXRR domain-containing protein: MVFVLDKRKKPLMPCSEKRARFLLTRGRAFVVLPILLRVPSHLNSRLCWKLTADATASKSSGMTLSFLIVQSVVFFRA, translated from the coding sequence ATGGTTTTCGTGCTGGACAAAAGAAAAAAGCCGCTCATGCCTTGCAGCGAGAAGCGTGCTCGGTTCCTGCTCACCCGAGGCCGGGCGTTTGTAGTTCTACCTATATTGTTAAGAGTCCCGAGTCATCTAAATTCGAGGCTATGCTGGAAGTTAACCGCCGATGCAACAGCATCGAAGAGCTCAGGCATGACCCTGAGCTTCTTGATAGTCCAGTCGGTCGTGTTTTTCCGGGCGTGA
- a CDS encoding FAD-dependent oxidoreductase yields MLEVNRRCNSIEELRHDPELLDSPVGRVFPGVNHSLRAVRPDLPPTSADIVIIGGGIIGSGIACHLWHVPSLRRRMILLEKHSFLAGQFFQAMNATGQRVMRSPYEHHIAPDGDMQMLDFARLHLDQLTSLEREQVWLGLSGQRAVVPLDVFIGHSTHMIGVHQLRKIAYRARVISVRPDPGRDGYLIATAEGPVIRAKTVILAAGNREAVWPQVFSEAARRYPAQVCSVYAKPALNPGQTIAVVGSGLSAAHTILRALEAGARPVWILRREERYRCADFDTAYFRTEGIARFRRLPSLARKVGTLLEESRGSIMLEFLPRLGSLEEAGVLRVHRHATVLAVRASASGRLELNLSSGADEHVDLVILATGLSPDTQLLPDEVELLADRYPVLEDGTLEVSGHPGLFAAGPLASLTLGPAAKNVDGARLAAQVIIPALIEKFSGSRPASFTVRGNFAVSFPLKAGVR; encoded by the coding sequence ATGCTGGAAGTTAACCGCCGATGCAACAGCATCGAAGAGCTCAGGCATGACCCTGAGCTTCTTGATAGTCCAGTCGGTCGTGTTTTTCCGGGCGTGAATCATTCACTCCGGGCGGTTCGCCCCGACCTACCCCCAACTTCAGCAGATATCGTGATTATTGGAGGCGGGATTATTGGCAGCGGCATAGCCTGCCACCTCTGGCACGTACCCAGCCTGCGGCGCCGGATGATCCTGCTGGAGAAACACTCCTTCCTCGCTGGGCAGTTCTTCCAGGCCATGAACGCCACCGGGCAAAGGGTCATGCGCAGCCCCTACGAGCACCACATCGCCCCGGACGGCGACATGCAGATGCTAGACTTCGCTCGTCTTCACCTCGACCAGTTGACGTCGCTCGAGCGCGAGCAGGTCTGGCTGGGCCTCTCGGGCCAGCGCGCCGTAGTCCCGCTCGACGTGTTCATCGGCCACTCGACCCACATGATCGGGGTACATCAGCTCCGCAAGATCGCCTACCGCGCGCGGGTAATCTCGGTTAGACCTGACCCGGGGCGGGACGGATATCTGATCGCTACCGCCGAGGGGCCGGTCATCCGGGCCAAGACAGTCATCCTGGCAGCGGGCAACCGCGAGGCTGTGTGGCCGCAGGTTTTCTCGGAGGCTGCCCGCCGCTATCCCGCGCAGGTGTGTTCGGTATACGCGAAGCCAGCGCTCAACCCGGGCCAGACGATCGCCGTCGTCGGTAGTGGGCTCAGCGCGGCCCACACCATCCTCCGGGCGCTCGAGGCCGGAGCACGGCCCGTGTGGATCCTACGCCGCGAGGAGCGTTACCGGTGTGCCGATTTCGACACGGCTTATTTCCGAACGGAGGGTATTGCGCGGTTCCGGCGGCTGCCTAGCCTGGCCCGGAAGGTCGGTACGTTGCTGGAGGAATCCCGTGGCAGCATCATGCTGGAGTTCCTGCCGCGGCTGGGCAGCCTAGAAGAAGCGGGCGTCTTACGGGTTCACCGTCATGCCACGGTGTTGGCTGTCCGAGCATCAGCCAGCGGCCGCCTCGAACTCAACCTGTCATCGGGCGCCGATGAGCATGTGGACTTGGTGATTTTGGCGACCGGCCTATCCCCTGACACGCAGCTTCTGCCGGATGAGGTCGAGCTCCTCGCCGATCGTTACCCGGTCCTGGAGGACGGCACGCTTGAGGTCAGCGGCCACCCAGGCCTCTTCGCAGCCGGGCCACTGGCCTCTTTGACGCTTGGTCCCGCCGCCAAGAACGTGGATGGGGCTAGGCTGGCCGCACAAGTGATCATCCCGGCACTCATCGAAAAATTCAGTGGCAGCCGTCCAGCTTCCTTCACGGTTCGGGGGAATTTCGCCGTCAGTTTCCCGCTGAAGGCAGGTGTGCGATGA